From a single Gimesia fumaroli genomic region:
- a CDS encoding SAM-dependent methyltransferase → MNPTKSDSTPKHAQSEGITGSESNLALSDIHSRLPDPQRTSGKATALDRWLMRTMLQKAGNPEIEVVLWDNTRITTSPTPPAVRAFIHQRSTLYKMLIDPSLAFGDGYSQGGVEVEGGLIAFNEAIDQCTHTADTKYFYRDGIRSCLGWLQRNTIDAARSNIHHHYDIGNDFYKLWLDQQLAYTCAYFSDPEMSLEAAQIAKMDHVCRKVGLKPGDTVVEAGCGWGALALHMAKFYGAKVKAFNISHEQIVYARERAKQEGLGDQVEFVEDDWRNITGSYDSFVSVGMLEHVGLKNYETLGEVIARCQSPRGRGLIHSIGCNSPRMLDSWTTKRIFPGAHVPSLSQMMQIFEPQKFSILDVENIRLHYALTLEHWLQRYEQNIDQVQSMFDEEFIRTWRLYLAASVAAFRAGSLQLFQVVFTNGGNNEVPWTRAGLYQAEPSQVVSES, encoded by the coding sequence GTGAATCCAACAAAGTCTGACTCCACACCCAAACATGCTCAATCGGAAGGAATTACTGGTTCAGAAAGTAATCTTGCACTTTCTGATATTCATTCTCGATTACCCGACCCGCAGAGAACATCCGGCAAAGCGACTGCTTTGGACCGATGGCTGATGCGAACCATGCTACAGAAGGCAGGTAATCCGGAAATCGAAGTGGTCTTATGGGATAACACCAGGATTACCACATCTCCCACTCCCCCTGCTGTGCGCGCCTTCATTCATCAGCGCAGCACACTGTATAAGATGTTGATTGATCCCAGTCTGGCTTTCGGAGATGGGTATTCTCAAGGGGGCGTTGAAGTGGAAGGTGGTTTGATCGCCTTTAATGAAGCCATTGACCAGTGCACTCATACAGCCGATACGAAATATTTTTACCGCGATGGGATACGAAGTTGCCTGGGATGGCTACAACGAAATACAATCGACGCGGCTCGCAGTAATATCCATCATCATTATGATATTGGAAATGATTTCTATAAACTCTGGCTCGATCAGCAATTGGCTTATACGTGTGCGTATTTTTCCGATCCGGAGATGTCACTGGAAGCGGCGCAGATCGCCAAAATGGATCATGTTTGCCGGAAAGTCGGTTTGAAACCAGGAGATACGGTTGTTGAAGCCGGTTGTGGCTGGGGCGCACTGGCATTGCATATGGCCAAATTTTATGGAGCGAAAGTCAAAGCTTTTAATATTTCACATGAACAGATTGTCTATGCCCGTGAACGTGCCAAACAGGAAGGGTTGGGTGATCAAGTTGAATTTGTAGAAGATGACTGGCGAAATATTACCGGTAGTTATGATTCCTTCGTGTCGGTGGGGATGCTGGAGCATGTCGGCCTGAAAAATTATGAAACTCTGGGCGAAGTGATCGCCCGCTGTCAGAGCCCCCGTGGTCGCGGTTTGATTCATTCGATTGGCTGTAACTCGCCGCGAATGCTGGATAGCTGGACTACCAAACGCATTTTTCCCGGGGCGCATGTTCCCAGTCTGAGCCAGATGATGCAGATTTTCGAGCCGCAGAAATTTTCAATTCTAGATGTCGAAAATATTCGCCTGCATTACGCGCTCACGTTGGAACACTGGCTGCAGCGTTATGAACAGAATATTGATCAGGTCCAGTCTATGTTTGATGAGGAATTCATTCGAACCTGGCGTCTTTATCTGGCAGCTTCTGTGGCTGCCTTTCGAGCCGGTTCTCTGCAGTTATTTCAGGTGGTCTTCACCAATGGGGGGAATAATGAAGTTCCCTGGACTCGTGCTGGCTTGTATCAGGCTGAGCCTTCACAGGTGGTGAGCGAATCATGA
- a CDS encoding NAD(P)/FAD-dependent oxidoreductase encodes MIAPESETCDVLIVGGGPGGSSCARGLRDSGLDVLVMDKATFPRDKVCAGWITPPVVDLLDLDLDDYKREHALQPITRFRTGIIGGPAIETEYDKTVSYGIRRCEFDDYLLKRCGARTQLGSPLKTMERSENGWLINGSLQAKLIVGAGGHFCPVARRLNQANPSEKSVVLAQETEFELTPEQQSLCRVKPDTPELYFCRDLKGYGWCFLKDGFLNVGIGREGEKQLSAVRDEFTDYLDREGRVPKEILGKFKGHAYRLYGLQKRTIIDDSVLLVGDAIGMASPQSGEGIRPAIETGLIAADMIRDCQRDYSKARLGTYQEKVFDRFGEWSDHPEASFIPAAFRQFLGRRLMSTQWFTRMVLLDRWFLQQHLLPLVHG; translated from the coding sequence ATGATCGCACCAGAGAGTGAGACGTGTGATGTATTGATTGTGGGGGGCGGTCCTGGCGGCTCCTCTTGCGCCAGGGGCTTGCGTGATTCTGGCCTGGATGTGCTGGTCATGGATAAGGCAACGTTTCCACGTGATAAAGTCTGTGCGGGTTGGATTACGCCGCCGGTTGTGGATCTACTGGATCTGGATTTGGATGACTACAAACGAGAACATGCTCTGCAGCCGATCACGCGATTTCGAACCGGGATCATTGGCGGTCCTGCTATCGAGACCGAATACGACAAGACCGTCAGTTATGGCATCCGTCGATGTGAGTTCGATGACTACCTGCTCAAACGCTGTGGTGCCCGAACTCAACTGGGATCGCCTTTGAAAACAATGGAACGTTCTGAGAACGGCTGGCTGATTAATGGTTCCCTGCAGGCAAAACTGATTGTGGGGGCAGGAGGTCATTTCTGTCCGGTGGCCCGCAGATTGAATCAGGCGAACCCGTCGGAAAAATCAGTCGTGCTGGCACAGGAAACGGAATTTGAACTGACTCCCGAACAGCAGAGTCTTTGTCGTGTGAAACCGGATACACCCGAATTATACTTCTGTCGGGATTTAAAAGGATATGGCTGGTGTTTTTTAAAAGATGGTTTTTTAAATGTGGGTATAGGTCGCGAGGGAGAAAAACAACTGTCGGCGGTGCGTGATGAATTTACTGACTATCTCGATCGCGAGGGACGCGTGCCTAAGGAGATACTCGGGAAATTCAAAGGTCATGCTTATCGCCTGTATGGTTTGCAAAAACGGACGATCATTGACGATAGCGTCCTACTGGTGGGGGACGCAATCGGGATGGCGTCCCCGCAAAGTGGAGAAGGCATTCGTCCTGCCATTGAAACGGGATTGATCGCCGCTGATATGATTCGTGATTGCCAACGGGATTATTCAAAAGCTCGATTAGGTACTTATCAGGAGAAAGTTTTCGATCGGTTTGGGGAATGGTCAGACCATCCGGAAGCGAGTTTCATTCCAGCAGCTTTCCGTCAATTTCTGGGACGCCGATTGATGTCAACCCAATGGTTCACACGCATGGTACTCCTTGATCGCTGGTTCTTACAGCAGCATCTACTCCCTTTAGTTCATGGTTAA